The sequence TTATGACTGTGCTTTCGATTTATTGGCAGGGTGATCACAATGGCGATTCTTCTTGCCTGGAAGGCCAATCAACCGTTAAGAAATCACAACCAAAACTTTACTCTGAGCCTCTCAACCAGTTAGATATGGATTGTTCACCTACTGGTTCTGGTGATGAACTGGTGAGTAGTTATTTGCTTGCAAGGATCTTATGCTTTGTAAACATTTCTAGTTATCTTTCTCCCAAAGATACCACCCAAGATATTTTCATGGATTTAATGTCTACTGCTGCATCTCTCTGGTTTCTGTCTGCCTTGATGTGCTAtgttcatgaagaggtgctttatttaaaaattatcttCTTCAAAATGTATTTCAGTAATTGTTTGTCATGTAGATTATACTTCCATACAGATGTGTTGATGTGATATAGTGTGcatattcttagttaagttagaGGGAAAATTTTCTTGGAAATTTGCAGTTCTGATTGTGTTTCATATGCTAGATAAACTATAGCAATAGCCTATACTAAGTGCATCTGAAAGCACTTCTCTTCATCCACTAGTTTAAATTAATTAACTATTTATAACTGATCTCTGCACTAATCTAATAAATAGATGTGATATGACAAAATAATCACTATAGAATCTCTTGGAAAATATGAAACCATCAATGAGATAATGAATTTTGAATAAGTCAATCATCTAGATCTAAAATGAAGATATCAAAGAGTGTTAGTTGGTCATAGTATATGATGGCACAATGGATCCATGTAGGCGGAAAACATCAATGTTGTCAAACTGAATGCATTAGTATCAGGCAAAAGTTAAGGCATTGTAAGTTGTAATGCTATGAGATAAATTTACTGTCTTTTAATGCAACAAAGTGCCCTATGATACCTGGTATTAATATAGATTTGGGTGCTATATGGGAGATTAGGATGTGCTACAACCTTCTTTAATATGTAGAACACATATGCAGTGCAATAATGCATTGGTTGCTTATAATGTCAGTCAAACTCTAAAAATATCTTTGGGATTTAGATTATCCATGTGTAAAGTGCGCAATATCTATGAAAATCTTGCATGCATAAAGTTTTGCCTCTATGTGTAAACTCTCCTCAGAGGGGAAATTGATGAAGAAAATGATAGACTAAGAAAAATTTGCAACACATCATTTAAGTTATAGATGCCTTATGTCTTCTTACACCGGTAAAGGGTTTTGTTTTAGTACCTTGCCGGTATGGTACGAGACGGTATGATGCGCCTATGTACCAACACATAGTAATGATTATAGGTTGGAACACTTGTAGTCCCATACCATGTGTCGCATGATATCATATCTTGCCTATGTACCATACCGATTCCATATCGATGTAGCCTGTTATGGACTAGTATGGTTCGATATGTAAATGCAAGGAAGAATCTATGAAGATATTAAGCCTCTTCTTATTTGCAGACTCAGATGGTGTGAATGTTTATGATAAACACTTTGCCTTTGCAACAATGTATGTGAGAGAAGGAAAACCATTGACTGAGTGAGATTTATTCATGAGGAAAATGCAAAAGGAGGGGTCTGTAATGTGGCAATGCAACATATATTCTTAGTTCAATTGAGTGATAAGCATCCTTAGACAAGGATTGACATGTCAAGGTATGAGGGGCTATTGATGGCCAATCAACATGGTTTATGCCACATTGCACACAATATTAATAAATGGATATTTACCAGCATGCTTTGGTACAGGTAATACACGCCATTGGTATGATCTATTTTGGCCGCCAattctttttgttttaattgTGATTTGTTGTTTTAGTGCTTTCTTTGGCTTTTGGCCTTTGTCTTGTGGTTTATTCGTAATCTAAATATACCCTCACAAAAATTGCAATTAAAACTATTGAAAAATTGGGCACATCAACAATCAAAATGTAATTAGGTTATTGAAAATAAATGAACTAATAAATGAGACTGAAGATTGTATCCTTCAAGATTAATAGACTACTACTAGCATTAATTTGACAAATGAACTAATAAAGAATATATTTGTCATATGAATGAACGAAGGTATGTAGAATTAGTACTGGGGACCATACTGGCATGTTACCAGTTCGGTATGGTCCGATAGATACATACCCGACACCAAGATAGCTCCTAGCACTTCTTTCTCACTCCAAATCATGGTACCACTTGAAATTGGGGTTCGGACTGATTTGGACCAATTTGACCTGGTTGGGTTCAGGTTGTGTAGACCTTGCATTGGACAATAATGACCATGTTTGTTTAccctagaaaaaaaaacaataatgaCCATGTTTTTGATATAAAAATGTAATCCATCAATGATGGGCTCATAGATGTCTTATAACCCACCACATAGAGGAGTATATATTTATACATGTGTAAGACTCGAATGTTAATATTGCTATTGATGCATTGAGTGTTGTTTAGTGTCTTTTTCTAGGGAACATGTTTTGAAGATTAAGATATATGACTTTCTTATCAGGCTATATTCAGCGATGCTTGGGTAGAATAAAGTTGTCTTTAAGATCTCAGAAATACTTTAGCATTTGAAAGATGAAATTTTAATCCATccccaaaaatatgaaatttggactAAGTTGAGAAATCAACTTTTTATTCTTAAGGGACTTGAATTTTTGAGTATTTTTTGTTGAACTCATATAGGGGGTTTTTCCTTatttacaaatattttaattagGACATTTACTTAAATGGTATTCATGTAAATAAATTTGTATCTAGTAGTTTACTTGTCTTGACTGTTAGCATTTTGCTGCTCCCTTGTTGTTCCCACCTTCAAATAGTGGAAAATACAAAATAAGGGGTTTCAAAAGGCTTCACGAACGGTATCAAGTGGTAACAAGGCTcaccgtctcggtaccggaccctataccggtgccacactagcatagtattAGTATGATACGAtacatagtttttttttagCATACCGAATGTCGGTACACCACCCGTACCGGATAATCGTATTGAACCGATACGATATGCCCCATATTGTCCGGTTCAGGCCGGTATGGCGTACCTTGAATGGTACTGATTAATTTGGACCAATTCTGGACCAGTTCAATCCTGATCCAGCATGATCCTAGTGGTTTAGCCAAATTAGGTGTTATAGTAGTACATATACATAGCTGGTATGTGGTTGTTATGCACGAGTTTCGAGTCATTTTTTCTAGTATTGCCTTCGCCGGTCTATTTTCATGTTCTACCATATTCTTCTATAGGAAATGTTATTAACTTTAGttattttatttctagtttgctATCAGTCTAATTGTTTAATAATTCATTGTTATCCTTGTAAAATGAAAGTTGCTTTTGTTCTCATTCTTGACGCTACATTTGGTACAAATATATTGCATTTTATATTCTATgtaaagtttttcttttatgcatacAAAAGTTTCATAATCTTATTTTAGAATCGGTCTTCCTTTCTAGAGGGAAATTGTGATTGCAATTAATATCTATTTATGCTGATGATATGCTGCTAAACAGTCCACTACTTTTAATTTCAGGATGACAGAGATTATATTGTCATTGCTGAGGAAGAAAAGGTATTGTCTATTGTTTTGTCTAAGTTTGTTCATtgtatgatttcttctttttcattcCATTTATCATGTTATCTTGTTGTTTATTATAGAATTCTGTTTGGTTAAAATTGATGTACTCTCATAATTAGCTGCCAAAATGCATGGTGGAACATCTAAATTGATTATTAATGCTGTTCACCATGGTCTATACATATGCCTCAGGCGATCAGGACATCAACTTTAATCTTTTGTCAATGGGATATGATATGCTTTGATCCATTTTTCAGAAAGTATCCAAATCAGTTGAATGCTGAAGAACTTGTGTTctaatatatgcatgagatgatgACTGTGTTGATTGTTGACTTGGGCCGCCTACTGTCACTTTGATCCAGTTTGGTTATGCCCTAGGAACTCCTTTCtcaatgcattttttttttctatgagtTCTGCTCTATATTGTTAACAAAAATATGATAGTTCGACTATTTTGAGCTATAACATATGTGCTCTTAATACTGACAAGATAGTTTTTTTGTGAGATTAATGGTTGCTTGTTCAATAGCATTGCATTGTTGATTTTTCACTATCCTGTAGTTTATTTTGTTTTCGCCCTttgatttctttcttcttttttccttttggttGGGGGGATTATATGATATGTAAATTAGTATAATGTGATTATATTTATGTAGGATGATGAAACAACATTGTCAGAAGAGGAGGAGTTGGCAAAGAAAGAAGCAACTGACCCTCTGAATGAGGTAAAAGGGCATTTCAATTCCTGTTGCTTGTGGTTACTTTTTTGTGGTCTGGTTTTATGTTCTTATTGCCAGTAAGATGACAATTCAGAGTTAAGGTATATTAACTAGCCCATGCAGCACATGGATTTTTTTGCCAAAGTAGTACTTATTTAATTACTGTCAAatacaaaattatatatgtGTTGGTGGGTTTCTGTTTTCTAAGGTTTCCCTAGTAAGCAACTTGTCTTGCTTTAGAGCATAGACAATTTGTTCCATCATGAATAGATCAGTTGGCCACCTAGATGGTTTCTGAATGTACCAGGCACCTGCATTATGTTGTAAAGCCTAGGCTGTCAACCTAACCTAGTTGCCTAGGATGACAGTTGCCTAGGATGACAACTCAGTGCTTTCTAATTTGTTGTTCTTTTATTCGTCTAATCATAGTAATGATCTCATCCAGGCATGCGTTCACGTGGGTCTGCAAGTCACAATGCTGTATGTACCTATGTGTTCTTAGTACTGTAACCACTGTTAATGGAGTATTAACTGTTAAACCACTCTAATTGTCCAATTTCATCAACATATTGACTACTGCATCATTAAAAGGAATTTATGTAATGTACTCTCCACAATTCTCCTTGGTCTTTCTCAATGATATTTTCACATATTCTAGTCTTGAGTTCTTTAATTCAGTTTGTTTTCTACAGATCAAGTTACTGCAACAAGAGAGTGAATTGCCTATTGAAGAGCTGCTTTCAAGGTACAAAAAGGTAGGActactttatgcaatttatctgATATTCTTTTCCTGTGTATTACCATTGTTAAcatctttctattttttaggATGACTTTACTGATGATGGCACCATGGAATCTGAATGTGCCTTCTCAAGTTCTGACGATCAGGTAGATTGTGCAATGCATCAGGATGTTCAACATGGCAGTCAAAACCCCACCTTGGATGATGGTATGTTTCACGAGCACAATCCTGCTGAACCCAGGGAAACAGACTCTGCTAATAAAGAAGCTGAGGTGAATCATGATCGGATAATGGATGGGAGAGAGAGCGAGAATATAATTGCTGATgcagctgctgctgcaagatcaGCACAACCAACTGGTAACACTTTCTCAACAACAAAAGTGCGTACAAAGTTCCCATTCCTTCTTAAGCACCCTCTTCGTGAATACCAACATATTGGCCTAGATTGGCTGGTCACAATGTATGAGAAGAGGCTCAATGGAATTTTAGCAGATGAAATGGGTTTAGGGAAGACAATCATGACAATTGCTCTTCTTGCACATCTAGCATGTGAAAAGGGCATATGGGGACCTCATCTCATAGTGGTGCCAACTAGTGTTATGCTGAATTGGGAAACTGAATTTCTTAAATGGTGCCCTGCTTTCAAAATACTGACATACTTCGGAAGTGCAAAAGAACGGAAGCATAAGAGACAGGGTTGGCTAAAGCCCAACTCCTTCCATATATGCATCACCACCTACAGGCTTGTTATACAGGATTCAAAGGTATTCAAAAGGAAGAAATGGAAATATTTAATTCTGGATGAAGCTCACTTGATAAAGAACTGGAAATCTCAGAGGTGGCAGACtctattaaattttaattcaaagcgCCGGATTTTATTGACTGGAACACCTCTACAGAATGACCTCATGGAACTTTGGTCTCTAATGCATTTTTTAATGCCTCACATTTTTCAGTCTCATCAGGAATTTAAAGACTGGTTCAGCAATCCAATTTCTGGTATGGTAGATGGTCAAGAAAAGGTTAATAAAGAAGTTGTGGATCGGTTGCACAATGTGCTTCGTCCTTTCATACTGCGACGTTTAAAGAGGGACGTTGAAAAGCAACTCCCAAAGAAGCATGAACATGTCATATATTGTCGACTTTCTAGAAGACAACGGAATTTGTATGAGGATTTCATTGACAGCTCGGAAACGCAAGCGACATTGGCAAGTGCAAATTTTTTTGGCATGATTAGTGTTATAATGCAACTCCGTAAGGTTTGCAATCATCCTGATCTTTTTGAAGGCCGTCCAATCataagttcatttgacatggctGGTATAGACATGCAGCTAAGCTCTTCTGTTTGCACAATCCTTTCTTCTGGTCCATTTTCTGAGGTTGATCTGAGAGACTTGAATTTTGTATTCACCCAGCATGAATATAATACGACCTCATGGGAGGTTGATGAAGTTGCAGCAATTGCTTCTTCTCCAACTTTAACCAAGGGCACTGGACTGCAGGCTTTGGATGGAGCGTCATTCTGTAATAGTAGAtatgagaaaaagagaagagttcATGGAACTAATATATTTGAAGAGATTCAGATGGCCCTTTGGGAGGAAAGAGCGAAACAGTTAAAAGAAAGGGAAGCCTCTATTGCATGGTGGAATTCTTTGCAGTGCCGTAAGAAACCTATCTATGGAACTAATCTAAGGGCGCTTGTCACTATAAAACATCCCGTTCATGGTATTCATGAGCAGAAGAACAAGCCTTCATGCTACATGAACTTTTCATCTAGACTGGCAGATATAGTTCTGTCACCTGTTGAACGCTTTCAGAAGATGCTTGATGTGGTTGAATCTTTTATGTTTGCTATCCCTGCAACACGAGCCCCTGCTCCTGTTTGCTGGTTTAGCAGAGGACGATCCCCTGTTTTTTTGGAACCAACTCATAAGGAAAAATGCATTCAGCTTTTTTCTCCACTCCTTACACCCATTAGACCTGCCATTGTCCGTCGGCAAGTGTATTTTCCTGATAGGCGTCTTATACAATTTGATTGTGGGAAGTTACAAGAGCTTGCTATGTTGCTGAGGCGCTTGAAATCAGAAGGTCATAGGGCCTTGATATTCACTCAGATGACTAAGATGCTTGATATCTTGGAGGCATTCATTAATTTGTATGGCTATACATATATGCGTTTAGATGGATCCACACAACCAGAAGAGCGGCAGACTCTGATGCAGCGGTTTAATACAAAtccaaaatattttctttttattttatccaCTCGTAGTGGTGGTGTAGGGATTAACCTAGTTGGTGCAGACACTGTTATCTTTTATGATAGTGATTGGAATCCTGCAATGGATCAACAAGCTCAAGATAGATGCCACAGGATTGGACAAACACGAGAAGTGCACATTTATCGACTTATTAGTGAGAGCACCATTGAGGAGAACATCTTAAGGAAAGCAAATCAGAAGCGCGCTCTTGATGATTTAGTCATTCAGAGTGGCAGTTACAATACAGAGTTCTTTAAAAAGCTTGATCCTATGGAACTATTTTCTGGTCATGGAGCACTTCATATTGAAAATCTGCATAAGGGGAACTCCAGTGCTGTTGAATGTTCCACCGATGAAATGGGGGTGCATTTGTCAAATGCGGATGTCGAAGCAGCTATCAAACTTGCAGAAGATGAAGCAGATTACATGGCCCTCAAAAaagtggaggaggaagaggctgtAGATAATCAAGAATTCACTGAAGAGGTTATTGGAAGGCTAGATGATGAAGATCTTGTTAATGAAGATGATATGAAGCATGATGAGAAAATTGCTGAAGAACTGAGCTGCTGGACTTCTGTTGGAAACAGGGATGATGACAATACTTTGTGTGCGAGTAATGTTAATGATGAAAAGGCTCTTACTTTGGCTGGGGGAGATGAAgatattgacatgcttgctgATGTTAAGCAGTTGGCTGCtgcagctgctgctgctggaCAAGCAAGTTCATCTTTCGAAAATCAACTTCGACCAATTGATAGATATGCTATGCGTTTTCTGGATCTTTGGGATCCAATAATTGACAAGTCAGCAATAGAATATCAGGTGAACATTGAAGAGAAAGAATGGGAGCTCGATCGTATTGAAAAATTCAAAGAGGATCTAGAAGCTGAGATTGATGAAGATCAGGAGCCCTTCTTATATGAAAGTAAGCACAGTCTAGGATGCATTTATATATGTAAATTAATGTTCCAGGAAGCATTTTTTCTGGGTAATTCTTTTTGCCTTGAGCAAAAGATTATGTAATTTTTACATGATTAAGGGTAAGGACGGCAGAACTGTCCCGAACTAGGCGGTTCCAGCCGTTCTGAGCCATACGGTGGCtcaccggtacggttccggcAACGGAAATGAAATCCATTGCTGAAgctggagaagaaggaaagagagagcgagtgggggagggagagggcagGACGCCCGCAGAGGCCGCGGGAGGCGAGGCCGCGGCCGATTCCCCTGTTTTTAATGAAACAGGGGTCCGGCCGCAACTTAAAAAATTTCGCCGGCTCGAAATAGGGGAACCGATTGCGGCTTAAAAAATTCcgccggcctccgccggcctcccttcctctttttcccttctctctcttcctctcttccacGGTACCGTGCCCTCTCCTCTGTCGATACAGGCCCGACACGACCCGTATAGACTTGTTCCGCCAGAGAACCGGTACGCTGCTCGGTACCAGTTTCACTAACCTTAATTAAGGGTATCGAGCCCTCAATCTTTTATCGAAAACTGACAGTGTGCTCTTCTCTGTTGTTCTCTTGTTACTTTTAATCATTCTATCTAGTATTAAGACTTACCCTTTGCTATTCTATTACCTACTTTATATTTATAGTCAATTTGATATATCACTTCATTCTATTGATGTCAAAGTGAGGTCTCCGTATTATTTCTTGTTGGAACAAGTATTTTGGGGCCATATTTTACCGTCCCAGTTTTACTGATTACTTGCTTTATTTTGATTCATTTATCTCTATTGGGATACTTATCAGTGCTCCACTAATCGCAGGATGGGATGCTGATTTTGCAACTACAGCATACCGGCAACATGTTGAAGCTTTAACTCAGCGCCAGGTTTGTCAGTACAAATTAACTGCTGTTGCTGCTCAAATTTTGGCAGTGAGCCTGTTTTTTCACTTTGCATCATTTTGCAGTTGATGGAAGAACTAGAATGTGAAGCTCAGGATAAAAGGGATGCAGATGATGAGAATTGCGATGCCATCAGGTAACTCTATGAACTCCAGTTTTTGGATTTTGAATTTACATTGTTGCTTAATTGCACTTTCTTGAGTTATTTGTTTTTTTCTGTGGAAAAATCAAGCAAGAATATGGTTGCTGTGTAATATTGTCATGCTTCTTATGACTCCAGATTAGCTACTAGCTTATATTTgcaattttcaaattccgtgctGGTTCTCCATACAAAAAGTAATTAATTTAACAAGTTGGCAATTTACACTAGGACACATTTTGTAACTCTTTTGCTTAATATAATCATGTGAGCTTTAGATGTTTGTTTGTATTTTCTGGTGGCCCCATTGTAGGATAATTGGTGCCACATCTAAATTGTGATTTACCAAACCTTTTAGCGTGCACAGGAATGTGGCAGCAGTTGAACGTAAGCCTAAGTCgaaaaagaagttgaagaagacaAAGTTCAAGTCGCTGAAGAAGGGACCTCTAGCGTCTGAATCAGAAATCGTGCATGAACCACCAGTAGATCCCATGCCTGCTGATTATAAGGTTCTTTCTCCAGAGATCATCTGTCCTGAGTCACCATCACATTCACCTCCTATAAAAAAGCGTAAGAAGGCCATAGCTGCATCAGAAGAAAAGAGCTCAAGAAAATGcttgaaaaaaatgaagaaagctCCTGAGAAAAATTCTGCAGCAGATTCTAACTCTGCAGTTAAGAAACTTGTGGAAACCAGAGACATCAAATCTGGAGAGGGAGCTAACGATCTTGATCTCAAAACAGCAAACAGAATTAAGACAGGAGGCAGGATTTCAATCACATACATGCCAGTAAAACGTGTTATGGTGGTCAAGCCAGAAAGGTTAAGAAAGAGGGGACATGTTTGGTCAAAAGATTGCTTTCCCCCTCCAGATTCTTGGTCATCCCAGGAGGATGCCATATTATGTGCAACTGTACATGAATTTGGTGCGCATTGGAGTCTTGTGAGTGACACACTTTATGGTATTCCTGGTGGTGGGTTTTTCAGAGGGAGGTTTCGCCATCCTGCCCATTGTTGTGAGAGGTTTCGAGAATTATTCTTTAAATATGTTATGTCTGCAGTGGACACTTCTAACACTGAAAAGATTAACCCTTCCGGATCTGGAAAGGCTCTCCTAAAAGTGACCGAGGTAATTAGCatcttattttcatatttttacgGCATTAAAATCAGTTAATATTTGTAAAACCCTTGGAGTAACTAGTAGGTGGTAGTTTTGTGATTTTATCAGATTGTAAACTATTTTTTGGAACTGTTGTAAATTGTGGGACAAATAGGACATTGCTTTTTGTTTCAAGGCCACGTGGAATTATGGATTTAGTATTAATTTTTGGTATCCTTTTTccatctttcctttttttcaatCCTGGGATGTTTTCTCTATGGGGCTGCAGATATTTTAATGGCATACATGCATCTCTATCTCATTCCTTGTTTCATATTATATATGCAGTGCTATTAAGTTATGCAAATCATGTATGCGTTGACACCCATAATTTGTATGTTGAACTGTATCTTTATTCCAAAGCTTACTCCTTTCAGTTGGGTTGAATACTTGATCCATCTTTTATCTCAATGTCATATCAAGTTTTATTCTTTAGTATCCTTGATAGGTCTCATTTGTTGCTCTGGAGTCGCTCTTTTCTTGGGCCCCCAAACATGAATGTGAAGTATAGTGGCGCTGTTAGAGTTGTTGGGTTCTACTAGAAATGGAATTCTTTTGCTTGACAGTGACCTTGGAGATGCTTTAAATGCTTGATAACATGGAAGAATAGAATCCTACTGGAGTCCTTAACCTACACATTTTTATAATGCTATAGAAGGATGATAAATTTATGAGATGCATTATCTCCATCGTGATTACTTGTAGTGTATGATCATCTTATGTCTTATGATCCTCTTTTGGATGTCATTGAGTTATAATTTGGTATTCTTGAAAGTCTTGGAATAAAATTTTTTGATTGATGCAGCCACATGCGCCTTCGTTTAGTTTGCTTTCATCTAGACCAAGACTTGgcaaaccaacaaaaaaaaggatatgCTAATGTCAGAATTTGCAATTGGCATGTGAAGATACATTATATAATTTTGATTTCTTTGGGAAAACAGGATAATTTTAGACTGATAAACATAGTTTCTAATAAAAGATGAATCGAGTGATCATGTTTGTATTGCATTACTTCGAGTAATTTGTTATATGCATTAACATCTCCCAGGTGTTGTACGCATAATGCTAGTATTATCAAAACTTATTCACTGGTGGTAAGGTGAGGATCTTAAAGGTTACCATGATGCTAGTCCTTGTCTTCATATGGATCGGCAATTAATTATTCTATGTGCAATGTGTGCCTTCAAATCCTCAAACATGAAAATGTTGAGTTAAATTCAGTTAGAAAGAGTCTTTGTTCTTCCAAACAGATGCAAGACTTTTCAGTATAATTGAGCTAGACATCAAATTTGTGAAGAAAGCAATGGTCAACATTACCCAATTATAGTCCAGGTAGTCCGGAGGTCTGGGAGTGGCAAACTGGGATAGACTAACCTTTGTCATTTTTTCGCAAAAAGATGGCTGCCCTAGGTCTCGAACCTATGCCATTACACTTGTCAGTCCCCGGCCTTTTACTATTGCTCTAAGCAATGGCTGCTCATTGggccaaatttcaaatttgagataaaaaatACAAGCCTTAGTTGCTGCTTATTACCATGGAGCAATGAATATCACTTTGATACACATTGATACAAGTCAATATGCAGCATAAGATGTTATGGTTATTAGGGGGATATGTAGCTACGCAACAACCTACCAGCATGTAGTATAGATAGAGGCTTTTATAGGTTGGTACTTCAAATTTTGATTTGGACCCAAATCCAACACATTGAATTAATGAGTCTGATTATGTTGGACTTTTCGTTTTAGGTCCTGATGTGTTTTAAGAGCACAAGGCTAGACTAATCTatgaattaatttttgttcggTTTGATTGGGTTTGTTGGTGTTATCAGAGTTCTATTGATTTTTGTGAGATGTATGCTTTAATAGAACAAGTTTTGACCCAGATACAACCCATATCTCTCGACTTTGGGTAGAGATCAGGTCCATATTTGATCAGTACTGGTCAGGCTTGAATCTAACCTACTTACCTCCCAGTTGAGCAAGCTAAGTAGAAAGTCTCTCCTTGGTGATTTCTCAAGTTATAGGTCTTTTCTAGTGTAATCATGAACAAGATTTGCTATATGATCGGTTTACAAAGCATTATGTTTTTGATATCGTTGGTGGCAATTGGTAA is a genomic window of Phoenix dactylifera cultivar Barhee BC4 chromosome 4, palm_55x_up_171113_PBpolish2nd_filt_p, whole genome shotgun sequence containing:
- the LOC103720578 gene encoding protein PHOTOPERIOD-INDEPENDENT EARLY FLOWERING 1 isoform X3, coding for MASKGPRSKLDHESRARRQKQALEAPREPPRPKTHWDHVLEEMVWLSKDFESERKWKLAQAKKVAIRASKSVLDHATRGEKKVKEEEQRLRKVALNISKDVKKFWLKIEKLVLYKYQLELEERKKKALDKQLDFLLGQTERYSTMLAENLVDMPYSSKTVHVDSGVEQPCDSKREGDKSSLTKTTTDPETQLFNVETDDEYGIQSDDELEDDECTIDVDEAQITEAERKEELAGLQAEADIPLEELIKRYTMNKFSREVSPESDENLAEPLMKRYQIKDSWNQVNGSNHAVGISSDVAHLLADNEGPHFISKMIENSHPGHGSSQHHHGDHNGDSSCLEGQSTVKKSQPKLYSEPLNQLDMDCSPTGSGDELDDRDYIVIAEEEKDDETTLSEEEELAKKEATDPLNEIKLLQQESELPIEELLSRYKKDDFTDDGTMESECAFSSSDDQVDCAMHQDVQHGSQNPTLDDGMFHEHNPAEPRETDSANKEAEVNHDRIMDGRESENIIADAAAAARSAQPTGNTFSTTKVRTKFPFLLKHPLREYQHIGLDWLVTMYEKRLNGILADEMGLGKTIMTIALLAHLACEKGIWGPHLIVVPTSVMLNWETEFLKWCPAFKILTYFGSAKERKHKRQGWLKPNSFHICITTYRLVIQDSKVFKRKKWKYLILDEAHLIKNWKSQRWQTLLNFNSKRRILLTGTPLQNDLMELWSLMHFLMPHIFQSHQEFKDWFSNPISGMVDGQEKVNKEVVDRLHNVLRPFILRRLKRDVEKQLPKKHEHVIYCRLSRRQRNLYEDFIDSSETQATLASANFFGMISVIMQLRKVCNHPDLFEGRPIISSFDMAGIDMQLSSSVCTILSSGPFSEVDLRDLNFVFTQHEYNTTSWEVDEVAAIASSPTLTKGTGLQALDGASFCNSRYEKKRRVHGTNIFEEIQMALWEERAKQLKEREASIAWWNSLQCRKKPIYGTNLRALVTIKHPVHGIHEQKNKPSCYMNFSSRLADIVLSPVERFQKMLDVVESFMFAIPATRAPAPVCWFSRGRSPVFLEPTHKEKCIQLFSPLLTPIRPAIVRRQVYFPDRRLIQFDCGKLQELAMLLRRLKSEGHRALIFTQMTKMLDILEAFINLYGYTYMRLDGSTQPEERQTLMQRFNTNPKYFLFILSTRSGGVGINLVGADTVIFYDSDWNPAMDQQAQDRCHRIGQTREVHIYRLISESTIEENILRKANQKRALDDLVIQSGSYNTEFFKKLDPMELFSGHGALHIENLHKGNSSAVECSTDEMGVHLSNADVEAAIKLAEDEADYMALKKVEEEEAVDNQEFTEEVIGRLDDEDLVNEDDMKHDEKIAEELSCWTSVGNRDDDNTLCASNVNDEKALTLAGGDEDIDMLADVKQLAAAAAAAGQASSSFENQLRPIDRYAMRFLDLWDPIIDKSAIEYQVNIEEKEWELDRIEKFKEDLEAEIDEDQEPFLYERWDADFATTAYRQHVEALTQRQLMEELECEAQDKRDADDENCDAIRNVAAVERKPKSKKKLKKTKFKSLKKGPLASESEIVHEPPVDPMPADYKVLSPEIICPESPSHSPPIKKRKKAIAASEEKSSRKCLKKMKKAPEKNSAADSNSAVKKLVETRDIKSGEGANDLDLKTANRIKTGGRISITYMPVKRVMVVKPERLRKRGHVWSKDCFPPPDSWSSQEDAILCATVHEFGAHWSLVSDTLYGIPGGGFFRGRFRHPAHCCERFRELFFKYVMSAVDTSNTEKINPSGSGKALLKVTEDQVHALVNVTSELPDNELLLQKHFIAILSSVWRAKCRIERCQNMPSSSRLAIDSSGKNSRRPTEKMKLANLRQSSKLVMTAITDSYREHQEEPVVLSGQPEACSIVDQLDLTLNFAMDQVNHDTAFPSSITVSIRGPEPRQEDNVPPERFLLAESSCRTAENRFRLALGACFEGEGLGWALPAFPPADIIRYKSGSKSQSLGKHKVASDSTKPPKSKVQRTTEPHEDSGLIGKSLLPSSRQTPPLESYSLPHLILDSGSDYSWLPAMDALPRETEGFELVPHEYDPNFLGDLEDPGSLLDIIDIG